In Thermanaerovibrio velox DSM 12556, the genomic stretch CGAAGGAGACGGGCAGGCGGTCATACTTAGAGTCGGCTCCTCCTTTGATGGTGGCAGGGGAAGGGTTGTCGGCATAAGCAACTCGGGTGTTAGGTTCCGGTGGAAGGAGAGGATATACGATGCGGCACTCCAGTCCAATTAAAGGTTGTTCTCCCAGGCTGTTTTATCCGAAGAGCTGGGTGGTCCTTAGCATATTGCTGGCGATTTTGATGTTTGGAGCCGGTCAATCCTTTGCTGCACCGGCTGATGTGGTCTCCGGGGACAAAATCCCAATGATAAGCGATGTTAAGTGCGGTCAGGGAGGTAGTGATCTTGCGGTGTTGGAGCTTATAGGCAATATGGTGCCTGCTCCTTCCAAGACCCAGCAGGGTAAGGACGGACTTGAGATGTTCTTCCCCGCATCCCTGGAGCCGTCTTTAAGAAATGTGGTGTTTGAATATCCTCTAGTTAACTTTGTAAGTTTTCGTCCCGATGAGGGCGGGGTTTGGATGGCGGTGGGGTCATCGAAACCCGTTAAGGTTCAGTCGGTTTATGGGGCTGGGACAAGCCGTTTGGTGGTGTCCCTGGTTTCTAACCCAGAGCTTTCTCCGGTTAAGGGACCCAAGAATCCCCCTACCGTGGTGCCCCGTCTTTCTTCTGGCAAGGATCCAATAGCCCTTAGCGTTCCCGTAGATTTAGCCCTTCGGGATGTGGAGCTTAAAGACGTGTTCCGGATGCTTGGGGAGTTCAGCGGTTATAACATAATCTGCGATCCCACCGTGCCTTCTAGCCCAGTGACCCTTACCGTCAAGAGGGTACCTATGAAGGAGGTCTTCGCCTACCTCATGAGGACCTATGACATAACCTATGCGGTGATGGGGAAAACCATCCTGGTGGGCAAGGCGGATGCGTTGGCCAAGTCCTTGGGGCAGGAGAAGACCAAGGCATTTGAGATATCTTACGGGGATATAAAGCAGATATCCGGTCAGGTGCAGACGTTGTTTGACATAACAAAGCCCATTGTGGTGGATGAGCGTCTTAGGCTTCTTTATGTAACTGGCAGGCCGGAGCAGTTGGAGGCGGTGGCTAAGTTCCTGAGCCAGGCGGACCATCCGGGCAAGCAGGTAATGCTCCAGGCCAGGATCGTGGAGGTTAAGGACGATGGCATGAAGGAGCTGGAGTCGGTCATAAACGCGGTATATCGGTATTGGTGGTTCTCGTTCAACAGCAAGGGTGGGGTGGTTGGATATAGCCGAGTTAATGAGGCGTCTATATACAAAAATGATTCCAACCGGGTTACCAAGCCTGGTGCGGCGGATATAAGCGCCATAGCCGAGAGCGGGAACATAAGCATGATAGACGCGGGTATAAGGGCCCTTGAGACCGCGGATAAGGGCAAGGCCCTGGCAAGCCCTTCGGTTGTGGTGGCGGATGGCAAGGAGGCCAAGATAGCGCTTACGGAGAACGTTAAGTACATATCCGCCAGGGATCAGGCGGGTAACCCCACTTACTCGGAGGAGAAGGTAGGTCCATCGATGGAGTTCCTCCCCGTGGTTGGAAGAGACGGGTTCATAACCATCAAGATGACCCTTAAGACCGGAGAGATAACCAAGTACATAAAGGGAGGTTTGGGTGAGCAGGTCCCCCAGACCAGCACCAGAGAGGTTACCTCCTACGTCAGGGTGAGGGATGGGGAGCCGTTTGTGGTGGGAGGTCTTTTCAGAAACTCTGACAAGTACTCGGAGTACAAGATACCTGTTTTGGGGGATATCCCGCTTCTTGGGGAGCTGTTCAAGTCCAGGAGTCGGACCAAGGAGAGGGGAGAGGTGGCCATGATCGTGATCCCGCATATACTTGATGTCCCCACTTCTCCTGTGAAGGCCTCCGATGTGAATACTTTGCAGTAACAGGTTGCTTAACCCTATTTGCCCCAGGGTGGATGTTGGGGTATTATAGGTTAGTGCAACACGGCTTGTGGAGCGTTTGATTTGAAGTCCAGATCGGGAGGTTTTCGTTTATGGCTCAGGTAGTGGACACAAGTGACCTTCGCCCAGGTATGAAGATAAAGTGGGAAGGAGGCATGTGGACCATATTGGAGTGCTCCCATCACAAGATGGGTCGTGGGGGTGCCATAGTTAGGGGTAAGCTTAGAAACCTTGAGACCGGTGCTGCCATTGAGCAGTCCTTCAAGTCCGGTGAGCGGTTCGAGCGGATAGTGTTCGATGAGAAGCCCGCCCAGTACCAGTACCAGGAGGGGGACAACTACGTCTTCATGGACTTGGAGAGTTACGACCAGGTTTACATCCACAGGGATATCCTTGGCGATGTGGCGAAGTACCTGGTGGACAACCTAGAGGTCCAGTTGGAGATGTATGAGGGCAAGATAATGGGTATAGAGCTTCCCAACTCCGTGGTGATGAAGGTGGTGGACACCCCTCCTGGGTTCAAGGGGGACACTGCTTCTGGCAGCGGTAAGCCCGCTACCTTGGAGACCGGTTTGGTGGTGAACGTGCCGTTCTTCGTGGAGAACGGGGAGGAGATAGTGGTGGACACCAGGACCGGTGAATACCTGGAAAGGGCTAAGAAGTAGGGGCTATCGGGGCTTGGGCTTTGACCATCAAGCAGAAGGGGGGAGATGCGGTGTCTTCCAGGGAAAAGATAGCTTACCTTAAGGGGCTTATAGACGGTCTTAAGATCTCGGATCCCGACATTTCCAAGGTTTTGTCGGCGGTGGTGGAGTCCTTGGATGCCCTGGCGGATGAGATAGAGGATCAACGGGGGATCATAATGGATCAGGGGAACGCATTGGAGGAGATCTCCGAGTACCTGGATCAGCTGGACGACGACATATCTTCCTTGGAGGATCGCATTGATCCCTGTTGCTGCGATCACGATGAAGAAGATGATGAGGACGGGGAGGAGTACGTCTCCGTATGTTGTCCCAATTGCCATAAGGATTTCTTTTACGATCCCAGCTCCTACGATGAGGATGAGGACTTGTTGTGTCCCCATTGCGGTGAGCCTTTCAACAGGCCGGAATAGGTGATAGCTTTTCGGCTTTTTGATCCCTAGGAGAGGGGGCTTGTCTTAGCATGGACGATATGGACAACAGGGAGTTCATGGAAGAGGTGGAGTCGGAAGAGGTGGCTGGTGCCTCCGGCAAGGTTAGGATATCCGAGGACGTGGTGGCCCAGATAGCGGTGAAGGCCCTCAGCGGGGTTGAGGGGGTTCGCCCTGCTAGCCCGGGGCTCATGGCTAACCTAAGGTTGGGCAGGAAGGCTACTAACGGAGTTAGGATCTTGCTTTCCGAGGGGGAGTTCCCAGAGGTTCAGGTGGATGCATATGTGGCGGTTCGCTACGGCCTTAGGATCCCTGACGTATGCTGGGATGTTCAGGAAGCCATAAAGGAACAGGTAGAGCGTTATACCGGTTATACCGTGAGGGCGGTCAACGTTTTCGTTCAGGGTATAACCTTCCAGGAGAAGCGAGACGACGAAGGTTATGAGGAGGCACCTTCTTTCATAGAGGAGGATTGACCTTTTAGACTCGTCGCTTCCCGGCCTTCCAATTCCATGGAAGGCCGTTTTTTTGTTAGCTGTTAAGATTAACATAAAAAGAGTGGCGGTCTATACTTCCCTGGGCTTACCATGGGGTGAGAGGGCGTGTGAGCGGACGTTTTGAGCTTTTTGTGATGGGTGGGAAATGGTGACTTGTCCTTCTCTTCCGGCTATGCTTGTGTTCCGTGGGGGGTGTTGGTGCGATGATGTACCTTTGGAAGTCCAATAAGCTCGGTAAGATATGGTTAGATGGTGATGGCATGAGGCGGATCGTGTCGCTTCAACTGCCCGGTGGGTATGTTTGCCAGGAGGTTTCATTCGTTGGTGACATGGACACCATTAACGTATTCATTGGTTTCCCCGAAGGGGAGTCTCAAGAGAAGCTGGACAGGATAGGCAGGCTTTTGGAATCTAGGTTTAAGAGGTCCGGGATAAAGGTGTCGATTCACTGGGTTGAGCGCACCAAGGAAGTGGAGTGCTCATCGCCGCCGCTTTGGCGGACCCCCATCGTTTGGGCCGCTGGGGTTTCCACGTTGGTTGCATTGGCCCAGTTGGGGTTTAAGGGTATAACAAAGACCGTTATCGCGGGATGTCTCTCCTATGGAGTGGCTTGGCTTGCGTTGACAGATGATGGCAGGAAGTTGCTAAACTCCGTGATCAAAGAGGTGAAGAAGGGGAGATGAGTAGGGATCTGCCCAAGAAGCGGCGAAGGGCCAGGGAAATTGCCCTGCAGCTGGGCTATTTAATGGACATGCGTCAGGAGCTGCCGATGGATAAGGTCTTGTCCTCCTTGCCGCTTGAGGAGGAGGAGCCGGAGGTCAGAGATTACGCTACAGCCCTGGTTAGGGGGCTTTTTAAGGAACGGGATATATTGGAAGGCCTGCTTAGGGAGCACCTGGTGGGGTGGCGTCCTGAGAGGATGGTTTCCGTCGATCGGGTTCTGATAAGGCTTGCCCTGTTGGAGGGATACGTGGATAGGTTGGTCCCCTATCCGGTGGCCATATCCGAGGCGGTGGAGTTGGCCAAGCTGTTTGGAACCGATGAGTCTGGGCGGTTCGTTAACGGTGTTCTAGGTCGGATGTTCAAGGATTTATCTAAAGAATCGGGAGAGGCCTCCTCGGATGAGGAAGTCTGACGGGGACGCTGTTTTTGACGTGGACTCCCTTACGGGGAGGATAAGGGAGGTCCTCAAGGCAGGGGAATTTCAAGACATCCTGGTTCAAGGCCAGATAGAGGGGCTTAAAAGGCACTCGAGCGGGCATGTTTACTTTACCCTTTTGGGTAAGGAGTCCAGGATAAGCTGTGCCATGTTCCGTTCTAGCGCCTCTTTGGTGTTGCATTGGCCGGAGGACGGACAGGATGTGGCTGTGCAGGGCGGTTTAGACCTTTACCCCCCTCGGGGGGCCTACCAGCTTATCGTGAGCAGATTATACCCCCTGGGGCAGGGTGATAGGGCCAAGCAGAAGGAGCTTCTTCAAAGAAAGCTTAGGGAAGAAGGGCTTTTCGATGAGCGTTTGAAAAGGCCGATCCCGCCAATACCTTCAAAGGTTGCGGTGATCACTTCTCTTACCGGTGCCGCCCTTCAAGATGTCATAAGGGTCTCCGGGGAGAGGTTCCCGCAGTGCCCTTTGCTCGTAATCCCATCGGTGGTCCAAGGGTTGGAGGCCCCGCGGGCTATCGTTGCGTCCTTAAGGAGGGTTTCTGCCCTTGAGGGCTTGTCCTCCGTCATGCTGGTCCGGGGAGGTGGGTCGAGGGATGACCTGGATCCCTTTGATGACGAGGACGTGGCAAGGGCCATCAGGGCTTGCCCCTTCCCGGTGGTAACCGGGGTTGGGCATCAGGTTGACCTTACCATAGCGGATATGGCGGCGGACCTTTCCGCTCCCACCCCTTCTGGGGCGGCGGAAAGGGTCTTCCCGGATCGAAGGGACCTCTTATCTCGCCTGAATGGTAATGTTAGGTTGTCCAGGTCATCGGTTCAACGGCGCATAAGCACCACAAGGGAAAGGCTGCTTGCCCTTAAGAGCACTATGAACCGGTCCGTGTATCACTCCCTGGACGCTAACCACAAGAGGCTTTCAGCCCTTATAGGGACTTGTAGGTCATCGTTAAGCTTAAAGGTGGTACGGGTTGAGGGGGTGCTTAAAACCCTTGATGCCCGTTTAAACTCCCTTTCTCCCGATTGGATACTCAGGAGGGGATATGTCAAGGTGGAGGATCTGAAGGGACGGAAGATATGCTCCGCCCGAGATCTTGAGGTGGGACAGAGGATGGTTTTAAGGTTCAGGGACGGGTCGGTTTTAGGAGAAGTGATTAAGCCTTTGCCCCCAGGAGGTGACTTCGTAGATGCCTGACTCCTTCAGGTTCTTAAGGGAAGAAACGGCCTTGGAGATATTGGATCAAAGGCTGATCCCCTTTCAGGTTAGCTATTTGAAGTGTACCAGCGCTGACCAGGTGGCCTCCGCAATAGTTTCCATGGCGGTTAGGGGAGCTCCAGCCATAGGCATAGCCGCTGCATTTGGAGTGGCTTTGGATGCGCTGGCGGGCAGAGATGTCGAGAGGGCCATAAGGATATTATGGGCCACAAGGCCTACTGCGGTGAACCTGTTTTGGGCCCTGGATCGCATGAGGTCTATTGCGGGATTGCCCCCCGATATCCGAGGGGATGCCATGTTGAAGGAGGCCCTTTCAATATGGGAGGAGGACCTAAGGATAAACAAGGCCATAGGGGCTAACGGCAGCGTACTCCTGCCTGAGAGGGCCAAGGTCATAACCCATTGCAACACTGGTTCTCTTGCCACCGGAGGGTACGGCACCGCTCTTGGGGTGATCAGGGCTGCTGTTGAGGCCGGTAAGGATGTAGAGGTCTTCGTGGATGAAACCCGTCCCAGGTTTCAGGGGGCGAGGCTTACCGCCTTTGAGCTGTTTTCTGATGGCATAAAGTTCACCGTGATCTGTGATTCCATGGCCCATTGGCTCATGCGAACCCGCAGGATTGATGCGGTGTTGGTGGGGGCTGACAGGGTTGCCATGAACGGTGATGTGGCCAATAAGATCGGAACCTATTCATTGGCTGTGGGGGCCAAACATCATGGGGTCCCCTTTTATGTGGCGGCGCCCTCTTCGACCTTTGATCTCCAGTGCCCATCTGGAGAGGCGATCCCCATAGAGGAGAGGTCTCCAGAGGAGCTTAGGACATTGGGGGCGGAGACGTTGTTCCCGGAGGATTATCCGGTTTGGAATCCCTCCTTTGATGTTACCCCTAATGAGATGATATCCGCCATAATAACCGAGAAGGGAGTGCTTCATCCCCCTTATGGCGCGTCGATAAGATCCGTCCTTGGCTTTGAGGTTTTGAAGCCTTAGTTATCCTGGATAACTATAAAGATAAGAGATTGGAAGGTGATTTTGATGGGCCAGGCAGCGGTCCTCTCCCTGGCGGAGTCCGGGAAAAGGAAGATAGAGTGGGCGTGGAGGTACATGCCGGTGCTTCGGGCTTTAAGGGAGCGTTATTCCCCTTCGGCTCCCTTGGCTGGCCGTAAGCTGGCTTGCTGCCTGCACCTGGAGGCCAAGACCGCATGCCTTCTCCTCACACTTAAGGACCTGGGGGCCACTGTCTTCGCGGCTGGAAGCAACCCCCTGTCCACCCAGGACGACGTTTGTGCCGCCCTTGTGGAGAGAGGGGTTACGGTGTACAGCAAAAGGGGCATGTCAATGGAGGAGTACTCGGAGAACCTTAGGAGGTGTCTCCGGGAAGCTCCAGATTTCATCATAGACGATGGGGCCGATATGGTCTACATGCTTCATTCGGAGATGCCTGAGGTGCTTAGAGGGGTCTTGGGGGGCTGTGAGGAGACCACCACGGGGATAAAACGCCTCAGAGCCATGCATAAAGAGGGGATCCTTAAAATCCCCGTGGTAGCTGTTAATGATGCCCTAAGCAAGTACCTCTTTGATAACCGCTATGGTACCGGTCAATCGGTGTGGGATGCCATATCGAGGCTTACAAATCGGGTGGTGGCCGGCAGCTGTGTGGTGGTGGTGGGTTACGGCTGGTGTGGCAGGGGGGTTGCCAAGCGGGCCCAAGGCCTTGGGGCCAGGGTCATAGTGGTTGAGGTGGACCCCCATAAGGCCTTGGAGGCTCACATGGATGGATTTGGGGTCATGGATATGAAGAGGGCCTCCATGGAAGGTGATTTCTTCGTAACCGTTACCGGTAACGTTAATGCTATACGGGGGGAACACTTTGCCCTTATGAAGAACGGGGCCATATTGGCTAACGCTGGCCACTTTGACGTGGAGATCTCCCTGCCGGACCTAGAGAGGATGAGCCGTTCCGTGGAGGACACTCGGGATGGGGTTAGGACCTACACCATGGAGGATGGAAGGGAGCTGCACTTGTTGGCGGAGGGGCGCCTTGTGAACCTTGCGGGGGGGGATGGCCATCCGGTGGAGATAATGGATTTGAGTTTCTCATCCCAGTTGCTGTCCGCGATGTATTTAATGGATAATCCTATGGATCCAGGGCTCTATCCCATGCCCTGCAAGTTGGACCAGGAGATAGCCAGGATTAAGCTAGAGAGTCTCAACCTATCCCTGGAGGAGCTTACGGACGAGCAGAGGGAGTACCTAGACTCCTTTAGGGATTGAAGCCGGAGGGGATTATCGAGATGGGCTTGCTATTAAGGGATGTTATCCTTTGGGATCCAGAGATGCCGTCCCCCGTAAGGGGTGATCTGGTGGTGGAGGATGGCAAGATATCCGGTATCTTGGGGGTAGGGGAAGGGGATGGCGAGCTTCTCCTGGACGGGGGCGGTAAGTTTGCGGTTCTGCCTGGATTTGTGAATGCCCACACCCACGTGGCCATGGTCTTGTTGAGGGGGTTGGGAGAGGAGCTACCCCTCATGGATTGGCTTAGGGAAAGGATA encodes the following:
- a CDS encoding Asp23/Gls24 family envelope stress response protein — protein: MDDMDNREFMEEVESEEVAGASGKVRISEDVVAQIAVKALSGVEGVRPASPGLMANLRLGRKATNGVRILLSEGEFPEVQVDAYVAVRYGLRIPDVCWDVQEAIKEQVERYTGYTVRAVNVFVQGITFQEKRDDEGYEEAPSFIEED
- the nusB gene encoding transcription antitermination factor NusB, with amino-acid sequence MSRDLPKKRRRAREIALQLGYLMDMRQELPMDKVLSSLPLEEEEPEVRDYATALVRGLFKERDILEGLLREHLVGWRPERMVSVDRVLIRLALLEGYVDRLVPYPVAISEAVELAKLFGTDESGRFVNGVLGRMFKDLSKESGEASSDEEV
- the efp gene encoding elongation factor P, which encodes MAQVVDTSDLRPGMKIKWEGGMWTILECSHHKMGRGGAIVRGKLRNLETGAAIEQSFKSGERFERIVFDEKPAQYQYQEGDNYVFMDLESYDQVYIHRDILGDVAKYLVDNLEVQLEMYEGKIMGIELPNSVVMKVVDTPPGFKGDTASGSGKPATLETGLVVNVPFFVENGEEIVVDTRTGEYLERAKK
- the mtnA gene encoding S-methyl-5-thioribose-1-phosphate isomerase — translated: MPDSFRFLREETALEILDQRLIPFQVSYLKCTSADQVASAIVSMAVRGAPAIGIAAAFGVALDALAGRDVERAIRILWATRPTAVNLFWALDRMRSIAGLPPDIRGDAMLKEALSIWEEDLRINKAIGANGSVLLPERAKVITHCNTGSLATGGYGTALGVIRAAVEAGKDVEVFVDETRPRFQGARLTAFELFSDGIKFTVICDSMAHWLMRTRRIDAVLVGADRVAMNGDVANKIGTYSLAVGAKHHGVPFYVAAPSSTFDLQCPSGEAIPIEERSPEELRTLGAETLFPEDYPVWNPSFDVTPNEMISAIITEKGVLHPPYGASIRSVLGFEVLKP
- a CDS encoding CD1247 N-terminal domain-containing protein — protein: MSSREKIAYLKGLIDGLKISDPDISKVLSAVVESLDALADEIEDQRGIIMDQGNALEEISEYLDQLDDDISSLEDRIDPCCCDHDEEDDEDGEEYVSVCCPNCHKDFFYDPSSYDEDEDLLCPHCGEPFNRPE
- a CDS encoding type II secretion system protein GspD, encoding MISDVKCGQGGSDLAVLELIGNMVPAPSKTQQGKDGLEMFFPASLEPSLRNVVFEYPLVNFVSFRPDEGGVWMAVGSSKPVKVQSVYGAGTSRLVVSLVSNPELSPVKGPKNPPTVVPRLSSGKDPIALSVPVDLALRDVELKDVFRMLGEFSGYNIICDPTVPSSPVTLTVKRVPMKEVFAYLMRTYDITYAVMGKTILVGKADALAKSLGQEKTKAFEISYGDIKQISGQVQTLFDITKPIVVDERLRLLYVTGRPEQLEAVAKFLSQADHPGKQVMLQARIVEVKDDGMKELESVINAVYRYWWFSFNSKGGVVGYSRVNEASIYKNDSNRVTKPGAADISAIAESGNISMIDAGIRALETADKGKALASPSVVVADGKEAKIALTENVKYISARDQAGNPTYSEEKVGPSMEFLPVVGRDGFITIKMTLKTGEITKYIKGGLGEQVPQTSTREVTSYVRVRDGEPFVVGGLFRNSDKYSEYKIPVLGDIPLLGELFKSRSRTKERGEVAMIVIPHILDVPTSPVKASDVNTLQ
- the xseA gene encoding exodeoxyribonuclease VII large subunit, whose product is MRKSDGDAVFDVDSLTGRIREVLKAGEFQDILVQGQIEGLKRHSSGHVYFTLLGKESRISCAMFRSSASLVLHWPEDGQDVAVQGGLDLYPPRGAYQLIVSRLYPLGQGDRAKQKELLQRKLREEGLFDERLKRPIPPIPSKVAVITSLTGAALQDVIRVSGERFPQCPLLVIPSVVQGLEAPRAIVASLRRVSALEGLSSVMLVRGGGSRDDLDPFDDEDVARAIRACPFPVVTGVGHQVDLTIADMAADLSAPTPSGAAERVFPDRRDLLSRLNGNVRLSRSSVQRRISTTRERLLALKSTMNRSVYHSLDANHKRLSALIGTCRSSLSLKVVRVEGVLKTLDARLNSLSPDWILRRGYVKVEDLKGRKICSARDLEVGQRMVLRFRDGSVLGEVIKPLPPGGDFVDA
- a CDS encoding adenosylhomocysteinase; translation: MGQAAVLSLAESGKRKIEWAWRYMPVLRALRERYSPSAPLAGRKLACCLHLEAKTACLLLTLKDLGATVFAAGSNPLSTQDDVCAALVERGVTVYSKRGMSMEEYSENLRRCLREAPDFIIDDGADMVYMLHSEMPEVLRGVLGGCEETTTGIKRLRAMHKEGILKIPVVAVNDALSKYLFDNRYGTGQSVWDAISRLTNRVVAGSCVVVVGYGWCGRGVAKRAQGLGARVIVVEVDPHKALEAHMDGFGVMDMKRASMEGDFFVTVTGNVNAIRGEHFALMKNGAILANAGHFDVEISLPDLERMSRSVEDTRDGVRTYTMEDGRELHLLAEGRLVNLAGGDGHPVEIMDLSFSSQLLSAMYLMDNPMDPGLYPMPCKLDQEIARIKLESLNLSLEELTDEQREYLDSFRD